From Chrysemys picta bellii isolate R12L10 chromosome 1, ASM1138683v2, whole genome shotgun sequence:
tggtggatcacaagggacgtttcaccaacatcaacgtgggatggccgggaaaggtacatgatgctcgcatcttcaggcactctggtatgtttcgaaagctggaggaagggacttccttcctggaccagaaaataaccgttggggatgttgaaatgcctatcgtgatccttggggacccagcctaccccttaatgccatggctcatgaagccgtacacaggcagcctggacagtagtcagaacctgttcaactataggctgagcaagtgctgaatggtggtggaatgtgcatttggacgtttaaaagcgcgctggcgcagcttactgactcgctcagacctcagcgaaaagaatatccccattgttattgcttcttgctgtgcgctccacaatatctgtgagagtaagggggagacatttatggtggggtgggaggttgaggcaaatcacctggccgctgattatgcgcagccagacaccagggcggttagaagagtacagcagggcgcgctgtgcatcagagaagctttgaaaacgagttttgtgactggccaggctatgctgtgaaacttctgtttgcttctccttgatgaaccctccgcccccccacccggttcactctacttccctgtaaaccaaccaccccaccctcccctcccgccttcGAGCatcacttgcagaggcaataaagtcattgttacttcacattcatgcattctttattaattcatcacacaactagggggataattgccaaggtagcccgagaggagtgggggaggagggaaggaaaaggacacactgcagtttaaaactttaaaacttattgaaggccagccttccgatgctcgggcaatcatttggggtggagtgactgggtggccagaggcccccccaccgtgttcttgggcatctgggtgaggaggcaatgggaattggggaggagggctgttggttacacaggggctgtagcggcggtctctgctcctgctgcctttcctgcagctcaaccatacgctggagcatatcagtttgatgctccagcagccggagcatcgactcttgccgtctgtctgcaagctgatgccacctatcatcttcagctcaccacctctcctctcgttcatattgtgcttttctgtagtctgacattgactgcctccacgcattctgctgtgctctttcagcgtgggaggacatctggagctccgtgaacatatcatcccgagtccgccattttctccttctaatctttgctagcctctgcgaaggagaaacatttgcagctgatggaggataagggagaggtggttaaaaaagacacattttagagaacaatgggtacattctttcacgttaaattttgctgttcacattacacagcacatgtgcttttgttacaaggtcgcatttttcctcttatattgagggcctgccggtttgctgtgagagatcactcacgcagtgccaggcaacagaatttggcttgcaggcagccatggtaagccacagtcttttggcttttttaaccctcataatatgtgggaatggtttcaaacagtagcgccctcatttcccataccaaggacccattgggttggccatttaaaatgggcttgcaatgtaaaaggaggggctggggtttctgggttaacatgcagcacaaacccaatttacccccccccccccaacacacacacacacccaattctctgggatgatcccttcaccccgcccccccgcaccgcgtggctaacagcggggaacatttctgttcagccgagcaggaacgggcacctctgaatgcccccttaataaaatcaccccatttcaaccaggtgaccctgaatgatatcactctcttgaggataacaaagagagataaggaatggatgttgtctgcatgacagcaaacaccgggaccataccctgccatgctttgttatgcaatgattccagactacgtgctactggcctggtgtggtaaagtgtcctaccatggcagacgggataaggcagcccgccccagaaaccttttgcaaaggctttgggagtacatgaaggagagctttctggagatgtccctggaggatttccgctccatccccatacaggttaacagacttttccagtagctgtactggccgcgattgccagggcaaattaatcattaatcattaaacacgcttgcttttaaaccatgtgtaatatttacaaaggtacactcaccagaggtcccttgtgtgccctcaggatctgggagcacgccttgggtgagttcgggggttactggttccaggtccagagtGATAAacgtatcctggctgttggggaaaccggtttctccgcttccttgctgtgagctatcttcattgtcttcatcatcatcatcttccgcataccccgaacccgcttccctgttgcgtgtttctccattgacggagtcaaagcacatggttggggtagtggtggctgcaccccctagaatggcatgcagctccgcgtagaagcggcatgtttgcggctctgccccagaccttctgtttgcctctctggctttgtggtaggcttgccttagctccttaattttcatgcggcactgctgtgcgtccttgttatggcctctgtccttcatggcctttgagaccttttctaaaattttgccattttgtttactgctacggagttcagctagcactgattcgtctccccatatggcgagcagaacccgtacctcccgttctgtccatgctggagctcttttgcgatcctgggattccatcatggttacctgtgctgatgagctctgcgtgatcACCTGTgatctccacgctgggcaaacaggaaatgaaattcaaaagttcgcagggcttttcctgtctacctggtcagtgcatctgagttgagagtgctgtccagagcggtcacaatgaagcactgtgggatagctcccggaggccaataacgtcgaattccgtccacactaccccaaatccgactcgcaaaggccgattttagcgctaatcccctcatcggaggtggagtaaagaaaccggtttaaagggccctttaagtcgaaagaaagggcttcgtcgtgtggacgtgtccaggcttaattcgatttaaccctgttaaagtcgacctaaactcgtagtgtagaccagggctcagaccAACAGAATTAAATATGCAGACACTAGCAGATTTTGAAAGCATCTTATAAAGTAAATTGGTGAATAATAATCTATTTTACATTTAAGGTCAATGAGCAGGCAACTGAAcaacaatattttcaaaataatctGAAAAAGATTTACTCTTCCCATCTTGTGTAATATTATAGGTTCAAATTTTCAAGAATGTACTACAGAAATTACTACGTTTTCATCAAATGCTTGGGAAACAGTACTAACCAGCATTTCCATTTTGAGATACATGGAGATAATATTATTGCTTCTCTCAGTGAATCAGTTGCTCACAGCAGCCTTAAACAGTGCAAAATTGCATATGGGCTCCTTCTTCAGAATAGCACTATCATACTATGAACAGAAGGTAAGTATCTCGCACCAAGTAAAGAACAATAGAGAATACACCTTGAAATGTAAAAGTAACAACATAAATGTACTTCTGCTTGAATAGTACTTGCACAATTAGTGACCACGCAAGAATGTATGACCTTCATAGAAAAAGAGTGAAGGGCAAATTAAATGCAAGACACTAGCATTAATTCAATATttaagctgaaaaaaaaaaaatcaccctcctcccccaaacaaacacaaaatcccTTCACAAATCTGGAAATTTCCCCATATTAAAATTTCTCTTGTAAACGTAAGTCAACCAGGTTGCACATCCAAAATATAGGTCCCAGTCCTACAAATACACATGAGTTTAACTTTAAGTAtatgagagacaaggttggtgaagtagtatcttttactggacctacttctgtggggagagagacaagcttacgaGCCACAcatagctcttcttcagctctgggaaaggaactcccagcaaaacgcaaggtggaacagattgtttagcatagctagttatcccatattgtaagggaccattcataGTAGACTGGCCTGTTAATATCTCTGAAGACATAGGACAAAAGGAGAAGattagtggattacagattgttgtagtAAACCATAAATttagtgtctctgttcagtctgtgatttttggtgtctggcagagtaatgaatttaagctgccaggcttgtcttttgaaagtgtggtGTAGATTTCCTTTAAGGATGAAAAccgagaggtcagatatagactCACCGCTTTGTTAAAAGTATTCACCCACACAATAGGGTGTTCTTCTCTATTATCATTTGCCTATGTGAGTtgatttgagagtgtagtgattgtctggtttcacccacataattgttgttggagcatttagtgcacaggatgaggtataccacgttgttgtgataggcatgtgtaggatccagggatcttgaaaggtgtattgtgGGGAGTATTGATCTTTGCAATAGTGGAgatagatgcaaaacctgcagatgtGTTGTTATGGCAGGGTTTGTTGCTGCTTTGGAGTTGgcgtgtcctggtctgtggggagcttgcttctgattatgtgcttggagaggttgggggagtTGTCTGATGGCCAGAAGTGGGGTTCAGGAAAGAATTATTTCAGAATGGGGCCCGCGgagttattttctgcggcccacgagctcctcgcgccccccccctacctacagcggctctggcccgacgcgcaccgggggcagggcaggctccctgcctgcctgcttgcctgccctgcccccgcgcctcTCCAGGAATCGgccggaacctggggaaggaggggcgcaggggtgtgtgtggctgttgcttcaggcactgcccccagcagctcccattggccgcggtttcccttcccggccaatgggagctgctgggggtggtacCTTAAGCAACAGctacacacacccctgcgcccctccttccccaggttccggctgcttcccggagcgGCGTGGGGGCACGGCAGACACGCAGGGAGCCTACCCTGCCCCCGGTGTGTGTCGGGCTGGAGCCCACCcctcgaacccctcctgcaccccgaccccctgctgcaccctgcacccctcctgcaccccaacccactgccctgagctccctgctgcacccctcctgcaccctgaccccgtgctgcaccccgcacccctcctgcaccccaacccactgccctaagccccctgctgcaccccgaccacctgccctgagccccctgctgcaccccaaccccttgccctgagccccctgctgcacccctcctgcacctcaaccccctgccctgagactcctgccgcaccctgcaccctgaatccctgccctgaaccccctgctgtaccccgcacccctcctgcaccccaacctcctgccctgagccccttgaccccctgccgcacccctcaccccaactccctgccctgagcccccgccacaccccacacccttcctgctctccctgggggcagggagaggacggagttggggtggggatttcagggaaggggttggaatggaggcagggaaggggtgggaagaggccgggcaggggcagaggggtggagtgggggcggggccgagggcggcgggggggaggtgtcagtaaatgcggctctcaggccaatgtactagtcctcatgtggccctcgtggtcatttgagtttgagacccctggtctagagatgaaaatatcatcgatgtatctcaggtatatcattggttctgtggtgcatttgtccagaaattcttctgcaAGGTGGCCCGTGAAAAGGTTGGTATATTGGAGAGCCATCCTAGTATCCATGGCTCTTCCCTTGGTTTTGACAACAAGCATGTTGTTGTTCAATGTAAAactgttatgggtgaggatgaaatgaaTGAGTTTggcgatgtgtttggggtggctgagagttgtccattgtcttgtaaatatttgaggcaggcagctatcccatcattgtgagggatgttgatgcagggagggaggtgacatccatggtggcaaggatgaTGTTCTAAGGGAAGTTATTAATATTGTGGAGTTCGCAGAGAACGTCAGTTTTATCCTGAAagaagctggccctttgtgtggtgagtggtttgaagATGGTTTCTGTGAGCCCagtattccttcagtaagagtgccatgGCCAGAGATGATGGGTCTGCCTGTGTTCCCTTGCTTGCGTATCTTGAGAAGCATGTAGAAGGCTCCTGGGGTGGGTTCGTGGGGGATGAGTTTGTAGATTCTCTTGGaggacaggcaggcaggaagcctgcctctgcaccctggctgcgccgctgactgggagctgctggaggtaagcccgcgccccaatcccctgccccagccctgagacccccccccaaacccagaagccctttctgcaccccaaactcctcatctccggccccactccagagcctgcactcccgcCCCAAAGCCCTGACCTCCtaccgcaccccaatcccctgccccagcccagagtcccttcccacaccctgaacccctcattcctggccgcaccctgcagcaccctgccccatccctgaaccctccccccaagcccggagcacctcccacaccccaaactcctcatccccagctctgttgtgtcacgggcatcaacaattttcttcaactgggtccccagaaaaaaagtttgaaaaccactgctttatagtaagtggtgtcagggagctgtaGGTTGGCCTCATTAACATAGTCATTGTGGTTGAGGACCACAATGGCTGTGTACTACTTTGTCTACAGGTTTGATCACTATTTGGTGATTAGATTTCAAGGACTGTATGGCTGTCCTCTCGGAGGTAAAGAGATTATGGTGGATGTCATGATTGTTGAGGATTTCGCAGTCAATTCAATactccattaaagtcactgggactactcatgtacttaaagttataGAATCattgaactggaagggaccttgagagtcatctagtccagtcccctgcattcaaagcagaactaagcattatctagaccaggggtcggcaacatttggcatgcggctcgccagggtaagcaccctggcgggttgggccagtttatttacttgctgacacggcaggttcggccgatcacggcccccactggccgcggttcgccgtcccggaccaatgggggcagcgggaagctgcggccagcacatcctgcgccgcttcccgccacccccattggcccgggatggcgaactgcggccagtgggggccgtgatcggccgaacctgccgcatcagcaggtaaataaactggcccggcctgccagggtgcttaccctggcgagccgcgtgccaaacgttgccgacccctgatctagaccatccctgacaggtgtttgtccaacctgttcttaaaaatcccaaatgattgagattccacaacctccctaggcaatttatttcagtgcttaaccactctgacaattaggaagttttgcatgtgtgtgtttgcataatCAAGGCCATTGGATGACCACCATCTGCATTgcacaaaaaaacaacaagatTGCCATCCTTTTAGCAATCTGAGTAGCCAATGATTTAATAAGCCTATTATCTCAGAATATTCCCAGATTCACACCAGAAAAGGTCTGAGATGCAACCACCACATCACAATTGAGGAAGCTTATATTTCTGTTACCTGCACTTTTCTCATGTCCTCTAATTAGAAAATTTCAGTCTTTTGGCTCATCAGTCCCTCATGACCACTTATTTCACTATAATTATGGGAGGAAAAACACTGCATTCATATAATTGAGAAATCATTAAAAACATTTATACCTTGTTTACCTTTTAATTACCGTAGTACCTTTTTAAAGTCTCAAAAACAGTATCAAACAAAAATTGTGGAAATATTcagttatttatttcttttaacacacacacacacacacacacacacaaaccaaataTTAGCCAACATCAAAAAAGTACTAACGTTTAACAGGATGCATCCACAAATAATTCCAGAACAGTTATAAAATCCATGTAATATAGTGTAAATGATGTTCTCTAAATTCTCACCTTATGTTAGccagcaaacacttaagcatgtgcgtaagttTACTCACATGTTTTTGAATGTGGGTCTATATTTACAAGAGTTTCTACTTTTGTACTTGTAAAAAATTCACCCTGAAAATACACCAAACTGGTCAGTGTCATGAAAATAAAGGTGTTACCTTGGAATTAAATATGGCATTTACAGGAAATAAAGTTCTGCACAGTGATAGAAAACCTAAACTACTACCAACAATAATAGATTTTAGGCCCCAATCACGCAATGAATTCTGAAGATGCAGACCGTCTGAGTGGTGCTCATTGCACGGTCAGGGCCTTAGGCAtctgtagatttcaaagcactttacaaagagcAATCTATGTTTTCAGAATTCCGTAGGGTGCAGATCATGAGGGCATGTAGCTATTTTTTGTTCTCTTAAAATTTATTccattttgtaaaaaacaaaaataaaataaattagcaACCTAAAACCTGACACTCATCATTAAGCATTCTCTAAACATTATTAAGGAAATCTAGGCCAACATAATATAGGAATCACAGAATCCAGGGATGGTTTTACTTGATCAGGTTTTCAGTTACTCCTTAATGAAAACATTGCCATTCAGCATACAGTAAAAAGCAGGCATTTATAGGGAATTAAATTCATTCTCCTGCATTTCAGCTTTCACCAAGCTCCATGATTGCTACATTCATCATTCTGGGACCTATTTTCCTCAGTCATCTTCAGCATAACTTATTTCCATTTGTTGCCTAGCATTCCACAGGTAAGGGAATCTCTTCTTCCCCAACTATGCTGCCATGAGATTTGTATCTCTCTATCACTATTAGGGGAGCTGGCAGCAATTCCTATACTTGGGTTGCCTAGCTTTCCCTTATAAAAAGATTTATACAACCACTGTTCGCAGCAGGCCTTTGGTATTTGGCAGGGGGAACAGCACAGGGTTAGGGAAACACCTTTTTGTTGTCCTGTGAAATTCCATTTAGCTTTTACAGAGATATAAACTGTTAAAAATTGCTTTTTGCCAACTTCACGTACAtgggtatttttaaaagtatcatCAATAAAAATTAAGATGATTTTGACAAAACTTCAATTTTGTGCTGCTGTGTATGTTCAGAGTAGGTCTGGATTTAGGAGTAGGTTCTTTAATTACAGATGTATGTGGGAGTTGATAGTTTTATTTTACAACTATTTGGAAGGCAGTTGTACGGGTAGGTTAAAATGAGGAAAAACTGTACTTTACAACTTTGCAGTGCTCTGAAGATTAGAAAACGTCCTTTGATTTATAATTTAATGTTCCCTTTATTGTAAGCTGTGTAGTTGCACATTTCTAAGTGTTTTGAGGATTTCATGTGAATTATGAAGGAGAAGCAAACCAATGTAAGTGTTACTCTTAGAAGACTAGTGTTGTATCAGCCTTTTAACATTTCATTAAATAGTAGACccttcattttaagaaaaaattatCCTTTTGTTTCGAATGCTAAAAATACTGAAAGACTTAAAGCCAAATGAGAGGATCCAGTTTCCAGATTGTAAATTTTTAAAAACCCTAAATGCacagaaatattttattaatggTTTCAGTTGTTAGgcaattaaaaataagtttacaGAGGCGAATGACACTCAGTTTACCAGtagtcaaaacatttcacatgGTAAACAGCAAGATGTATGTGACACTGGTAGACTAGATGCCAACTCATGCCAATGCCcctggcctcactgaacactgacaaatgcgtAGCTGGAAACCTGTCTTGCTGATCTGTGTGTTAGCATTACCAAAATAATAATTAGATGTTAaattgataagaatgtgtttagtattttataaaatgtttgtaGGATGCCACGTCTTGTTCTCATTCAGCTATACCCATGTTATAATGTAAAGCAAACTTTTGCATTGTATATAATCCTGTAACTAAGTAACCCATCAAACGAGAAAGAAGCCTTGAGTAATGCAAATGATGGTCTCTTACAAGAATATATTCAATTCTGTTAATTAAACACAAATGAGCCCTTGTACGAAATCAAGGATCAAAGATTTCCTCCCCACTCTATGAAGAAGGGGCCTGTGTGGGAACTGTTGCTGTCAGTTTGGTTTCTgggagaagaagctataagtatgaacacaaggaaaaattcttcatctctggactgtttggattctaacaggcaGAATAACCAAATGAAAAGACTGAGATCCCCAGAGTTACTTTGGGTATCCCTAGAAGacttttgagaaactgccagaatACTAGATCTCTGCTACCTTTTGAAAGTATGGACCATGACTCACCTGCACATAtatttttacctgctttaacctctcaataaactctcattcttttttcttagctaataaaccgtTAATTTACTATAGAATTGAGATCTAGGATGTAAGGCAACCTGGGtaaatgactggtctcttgggactgcttgcaacctgaatattttgtgatttttggtgtaagtgactacTTATCAGAGAAACCAGCTtgcttgggtggcaagatagacagaAGTGTCTAAGGGGGCTGTCTCTGACTCCATTAGAAGACTATTGTAGTGctttgggagttcacatttggtactaggttggtgaaatctaattatagaacatacgaCTGGTTGGGGCATCTGACCCGATTTTGACAGTCGGCCCTGAAACAGGCACTCATGGTCGTGAGCCAGTCTAGACAGTGTGacaatgtattttaaattttaattacaaTTGGTATTTTTTAACCTGACACCACTGGCTGCCATTCTGTTAAGAAAGGGCATCATGATTGAACATGTTTCAAGCATCTTTTACTAAACTCAccttaaatgttaatatttaaagTTGAGTGTTCAAAGattatgttaaaaaaacaaccattaTAGACCTTCCTTTGATTATATTGTTGACCAATATACTACCtgctttagttttgttttaacaGTCAGAACTGTACTGTAACTTGTAGCTCAACATTGAACCTAGATATTAGCTTGTTTTATAATACACGGAAAGGACTTCAATGTGTTTAGACTCACACATACGTCCAGTAGGGGTTTTTTGACTGCCCATGTTACATATCATCTCACACTACAGTAAGATGACAGCCACTAGGTTAAGAAATGCAAACTGTAATTAAAatactaatgttaaaaaaaaccacacacctcaCCTTATACAGTTTAATCAATCTAAAAAGGGCTTCTTTACTTTGAGAGTATACTACATGCTTTGTGGTTGCAAGCCCTCTGCAGCTCAAGCAGATTCACTCTCAGTGAGCACATCAACATTCCACTAATGGGAGGCATACTAGGAGATGTTTGGCCTAACTCTTGTGTACAGCCATAATGTATATACAGCAACTTTTGGGGGATGTATGTGGATGCACAAATGGCACCTCTGCCCTCCTACTTTTGAGCCTACTTAGTTCTGGGCTGGTTGCCACGATGAACCAAAACAGCAACTAGAGAAGCACCTTCTATGCCCCCTTTACCAAAAACAGAAAGGAGGTGATGAATGAGCCTCTCTGCTAGCTCTCCACCAGCAGAGGATTCCCCTACAATGGGGTGACCATCCCCAAACAAGTTATACTGCCTTTACAGGTAAAACTGCCAGCAAGACTGTATAAATCAGACACAAGATCTAATTTCATAGCCTTTGGCATATGGTAAATGTGCTTCATAGTCATTTTCTGTTGTAAATAATGTTTATTTAAGTATGAATGTTTAGTGTTTGTCACAGAGTGGACTGGGACCTTTAAGAAGGAAATGCTGCAG
This genomic window contains:
- the LOC135983942 gene encoding myb/SANT-like DNA-binding domain-containing protein 2; the encoded protein is MMESQDRKRAPAWTEREVRVLLAIWGDESVLAELRSSKQNGKILEKVSKAMKDRGHNKDAQQCRMKIKELRQAYHKAREANRRSGAEPQTCRFYAELHAILGGAATTTPTMCFDSVNGETRNREAGSGYAEDDDDEDNEDSSQQGSGETGFPNSQDTFITLDLEPVTPELTQGVLPDPEGTQGTSAANVSPSQRLAKIRRRKWRTRDDMFTELQMSSHAERAQQNAWRQSMSDYRKAQYEREERW